Proteins found in one Sphingomonas sp. SORGH_AS_0879 genomic segment:
- a CDS encoding ShlB/FhaC/HecB family hemolysin secretion/activation protein: MSKKTILSHYTVAMAGALIALLPVTVFAQTASQITPPSYAPPAQAELRAPLTLPAEAMRTPPEGANTLFVTPQGLTIEGGKLSPATEAQLRQRLDGKRVSVAEIFAAAGEAEMAEAKAGRVLLRVSVPQQDLKDGAPVRLAVVEGFIERVDTSGLPANVRSRIARLAEQLTEDKALTLRDLERRLMLAADVPGVTVRSTLSPGERPGGTVLRLEGEWQPVSGFVSLDNTLSSALGSLTYGAGVNLNSVLGAGEQIYLRASGLPNTGHRTSVLDPTPRNRALAAGLVVPLGDDGLTLTLEGTDARTAPRPASATSPGFGSRFQRFSSTLRYPVVRRRDVSVGASLGFDAQNERVRIIDPVVLPLSQDRLRVVRLGADASAYLPGEGFVSAQVEASLGVTGLGARSASQATVAVPLSRAGTDADFRKLTASFNLTQPLAPNLAVGLRARGQTSFGQVMANSEQFGIASVDGISPLDAGRVQGDSGFFARGELKAPFVAAASGILANITPYAFAAQGTVWFEQPTVFERRRTDAFAYGAGIRVAGQARDGSPGVTASLEYGRAHLEGLRPDRLTFSVLTRF, from the coding sequence ATGTCCAAGAAGACGATCCTGTCGCATTATACGGTTGCTATGGCGGGGGCATTGATTGCTCTGTTACCGGTGACGGTGTTCGCCCAGACGGCGAGCCAGATCACACCGCCAAGCTATGCCCCGCCGGCACAGGCGGAGCTACGCGCGCCGCTAACCCTTCCGGCGGAGGCGATGCGGACCCCGCCGGAGGGTGCCAACACGCTATTCGTGACGCCCCAGGGGTTGACCATCGAGGGCGGGAAACTGTCGCCCGCGACCGAGGCGCAGTTGCGCCAGCGTCTGGATGGCAAGCGCGTGTCGGTTGCCGAGATCTTCGCCGCGGCGGGTGAAGCGGAGATGGCCGAGGCGAAGGCGGGGCGGGTGCTGCTCCGCGTGTCGGTGCCGCAGCAGGATCTGAAGGACGGTGCGCCCGTGCGCCTCGCCGTGGTGGAAGGCTTTATCGAGCGGGTCGACACGTCGGGGCTGCCCGCCAATGTCCGTTCGCGCATCGCGCGGCTGGCCGAGCAACTGACCGAGGACAAGGCGCTCACCCTGCGCGATCTCGAACGGCGGCTGATGCTGGCCGCCGACGTGCCGGGCGTGACGGTGCGCTCGACGTTGTCGCCCGGCGAGCGTCCGGGCGGGACGGTGCTGCGACTGGAGGGCGAGTGGCAGCCGGTCTCGGGGTTCGTCAGCCTCGATAACACGCTGTCCAGCGCGCTGGGCTCGCTGACCTATGGCGCGGGGGTGAATCTCAACTCCGTGCTGGGGGCGGGCGAGCAGATCTACCTGCGCGCCTCGGGGCTGCCCAATACCGGGCACCGCACCAGCGTGCTCGACCCGACGCCGCGTAACCGTGCGCTGGCAGCCGGGCTTGTCGTGCCGCTGGGCGATGACGGCCTGACGCTGACCCTGGAGGGCACCGATGCGCGCACCGCGCCGCGTCCCGCCAGCGCGACCTCGCCCGGGTTCGGCAGCCGCTTCCAGCGTTTCTCCTCGACCTTGCGCTATCCGGTGGTGCGGCGGCGGGACGTGTCGGTAGGCGCCTCGCTCGGATTCGATGCGCAGAATGAGCGGGTGCGGATCATCGACCCGGTCGTCCTGCCCCTGTCGCAGGACCGGTTGCGGGTGGTGCGGCTCGGCGCCGACGCGAGCGCCTATCTGCCGGGTGAGGGCTTTGTCTCGGCCCAGGTCGAAGCCTCGTTGGGCGTGACGGGGCTGGGCGCGCGCTCCGCATCGCAGGCGACGGTGGCGGTGCCGCTGTCGCGTGCGGGCACGGACGCCGACTTCCGCAAGCTGACGGCGTCGTTCAACCTGACCCAGCCGCTGGCCCCCAATCTGGCGGTGGGTCTGCGCGCGCGGGGCCAGACCAGCTTCGGCCAGGTCATGGCCAATTCGGAGCAGTTCGGCATAGCCTCGGTCGACGGCATTTCGCCGCTCGATGCCGGGCGGGTGCAGGGCGACAGCGGCTTCTTCGCCCGGGGCGAGTTGAAGGCGCCGTTCGTCGCCGCCGCCAGCGGCATCCTGGCGAACATCACGCCCTATGCCTTCGCCGCACAAGGGACCGTGTGGTTCGAGCAGC